ATAGCCATCCGAAGTCGGATGTAAACCGTCTTTTTTGCCACTGTTGGCCTCATTTTGAATCAGGCTGTTTCGTTCTTCTCCGACATTACCCACCTTCTCAAAAATGTGATCAATGTCTAGAAATGATAAATTGCATTCTATTGCTAATTTTTTTAATAAGTTATTCATTTCTAATTTTCTCCCGCTATGCCCTTCCGGTTCGTAAAATTCTTTTTTATGTCTGGTAAACAAATATGGTTCATAGACAGGAAGAAGATTCATTAATATTATTCTACTTCCTGAGTCGAGAATTTTGGAAATAATTAACCGCATATTTTTTTCATATTGAGCTATAGGAATATATTTCATGCTATTCATATCATTAGTTCCTACCATCAAAATGGTTAGGTCAGGTTGGTAAGCCAGACAGTCTTTATCTATTCTTTTGATCAAATCTGCGCTTGTATTTCCTCCAATTCCTGAATTAATAAGAAAAGGTTCCTGAGGTATATCAGAAGCCAATAAAAAATCAGACAGATACCAAGTTGCAGATAGTACTGTTAAAAATCTACGTCGATTCATTGTTTTACAATTGATTAAGGGGCTATCTCAAAAGTCGGTTTATCTTCTGGAGAATCCAATATTTGAAATTAATATCGGATAGGTACCCGAAGAAATAAGCCTATAAAATACTTTTGAGACACCCTCTTAATTAACAAATTAATATCTGATAATACTATAAATCTCTATTTCATATATTCTGGTTTTTGATGCTGATTCGAATTTAACTTTTTCGGTTGTTACAGAATTGAAGTTGCCACCTACTATTCCCTCTGTATTTCCCGTAACACTGAAAACCCGTACCCAATCAGTTCCATCCCATACACTGAGAGTAATATCAGACAAGGGGTAAGACGTATAATTTCCGTTCCCATTCCAAGACATAAAACCATTAACCGCATATTCGCCTTGTAAGTCTATTTCAATCCAGTGTGTTCCGTCGGCATCTCCTGATATCCATCTTGGTGCACTTGTCGCATAATTCCCGTCAACTGCATTTTCTCCTCCGAAAGAAGCCGGATTATCTTGATGTACACTACCGACTGTAACAGGTTTACCTACCGAAACATTTACTATCTTGGTAATGTCCATTGAGATAATATCCGTATAGAATGTATCGATGGCATTCGGATCAGGTTTGTACAACGTTCTATAACTAACACCTTTTGTGTAATCAGCATCATCCATGGTTAACTGATTATTAAGGAAGCTTGTATAAAACTCAGTAACGGGTTCACCGGACCTGTTTGTATAGAACAATTCGACTCCGATTTCTTCTTCAGAAGAAGATCCGGCCCAGGTGACCAGAATATCACCTCCATCATTGATATTGGTTTCGGTAACCCTTCTGTTCAATAACTTTTCCTGATATAATGGTCCGTACACACTTGCCAATGTTTCCAGTACCATAGATTTATTACCGTGATCATCCATGGATACCCAGTTGAATGTGTAATTTCCCTCACTTAGGGCGTTTTCGCCTTCGAATGATACTTCCAGTTCATCCGAAGGATTGTGGGGATCAATAGTAAGTACCCTGGAATTAGCATTATTGGTACCCCAGGTTAATGTTAGGGTTTTTGCCCTGGGATCGCTTAACCAATATTTTAATAATAACCTTTCTCTTCCCGGAAGAGCTCTTACAGAATCGACCTTTCCGATATAAACAGTTTCTCCCCGTGCAAGAAAATCATCATGTTTATCATTCATTTTCGCACAACTACTTAATAATATGGTTGTGACGATTGAAAAAAACAATAATCTATTTTTCATAATCAAACAATTACATTAATTATTAATTAACAGGTTCACCCCAGAATCTTAATTCAGCAACATGCAAGCCATTGCTTCCGCCCCATGTTTCTCTTACCCTGAAACGTATATACCTTACTGCCGGAGCATCCTCAGGGAATTCGAATTCTTCTCCGGCTGCAGCATATGAATAATCTTCCTCAGTAGCCTCCTGGCTCGAATCTAAGCCTGAAGGACGGTATGACTCACAATCCAGCAGATGGATCCATTCGCTATCAGCACTGGCTGCATTTTGAGCAACAGCAAGAGAGTTGCTTCCCATTATGTAGAAATCCCTGGGGTTATGTAATCTGAAATAATAATCATTTCTACCCCACATCCTGAACCTCGATAATTGAGCCGTTACTCCCAAATCTATTGTAAAGTAGGCATTTATATCACTGGCCTGGATATAATAAACTTGTCCGGATGAAGAGCCGGCAACCAGAACGTCATCCCACATGACACTCATACTGGAATTACTCCAACCATGTAGAACAAAGCTGGCAAGTTTGGGCATAGCCACAAAATTTTTGTTGTCCAGTTGCATTTCAAACAATGGTTCTAGGGAAAATTCAAGCGTATCACTATAATTATTATAGGTATCTTTAGCAAAAACACCAAATGTAGTCATAACGGCATCTTGTCCTCTGACAGCCCTTTTGGCATTTTTTTCAGATGAATAAATGGCATCTACCAGTTCGAAATTTCCGGTTTCATTTTTTTTCAATATGGTTACGGTGACCTCATCCTGTATAGCATTCTCCCATGTCATTTTGAATCCGCCACGGGCTACTTCGTAATTGATACTTCTGACAATATCAAAAATAATAGCATCTTCGGGTTCAATAGTGACCTCGACAGGTTCGGATTCATTCTGACTTCTATCTACAGCAATTAATTGCAAAGTATACTGCTGTTTTTTTGCAAATCCCTTGACTGTGATATAATTGGTGAAACTTGAGGCCCTGATATCCTGCACTTCTCCGTTAGGAAGCGTGAATTTTGTTTTTACATACAAAAGGTCGGTTTCGTCGGGTAATTCGTATGAAATAGTAGATCCTCCCGGAAAATTACTTACCTGAACACTCTCCTTGTTTATCGGAGAGGGCGGGGTATCATCTACAGGATATTGTCCGATAGGATCTTCCGAGCAAGCTGCAAGCAGGAAAAGCCCTATAAAAAATATGATATATGTTTTCATATTAAATATATTTATAAAATTAATAGATTACCAACCTGGATTTTGAACCAAATTAGTATTTTTCAATAATTCACCATGCCTGATCGGCCATAAATATTCTTTCTTGCTGAATTGCAGATTATATAAAGTGATCAGATTGTAATAATCTTCAGGAACCGTACCCATGATATTCCAAGCTCTAACGGCTCTGTTCATCTCCGTCTCAGCTAACAACCAACGGCGAAGATCCCAGAAACGTTTTCCTTCGAAAGCCAATTCGATCATACGTTCTTTTTGAATGATTTCCCGCATACCGGTTTTACTGTTCGGCTTTTCAGAATATTTGGAATATTGTCTCCAGCTATCAACAACGCCTTGTAATCCGGCTCTATACCTGATGCTGTCTACATAATCATATACTTCCTGGCTTGGAACGTCAAGGCTCTCATTTAAAGCTTCTGCGTACAATAAATACAGATCGGCCAGACGCATGATCGGGAAAGTAGACTGAACTGTATTTAAAGAGGTTCCGGCACTGTTGACTTGTGTCTCGATATGGGAGCCTTTTTTTACAAGATAGCCAGTTATAGAATACCTTAGCCCCATATAGTTTCCGGATGGTTTTCCTTTTAACATGTAAGTGACCCAAGCCCTCTGATCTTCAGGAGACTGGTCGAAATCTACTTTTCTGCCGTTCCCCAGCCAGTATCCTCCGTCAAAACCAAGGTTAGCATAGAACCTGGGTTCACGGTTCATGTTGATTTTGGCTGTCGGATAACCGCTGGTAGTATCCCTGTAAATATAATATTTATGACTCACGGGGGCAACATCTGTTTTAAACCGATTTTCATAATCATAATTTATATCTTCATCGATAGGCACTCCATTATTGGAATAGAAAAGTTCAACCATCCGCATGGTAGGTGCAATAACAGGTTCCGTTGCCGCAAGCGTCGTATGCGATACTAAAAAATGAGGAAGGGTACAACTGGTCAAATCGTTGAGTGTTCCCCAGATAGTTTCACTGTTCCATTTTTCAGTTACTACTGTTCTTAAGGTCATCAGCAACTTACTGGTATCGGAAATGCCACTATAAGAAGAGTAAAAAACAGATTGGTTAAATGTATACAATTTAAACTGTTGGGCAAGTCTGACGGTATCGATAGCATTTTTGCAGGCATCTTTTGCTCTTTCCCATTTTTGTTTTTCAGTAAGACTGCTTTCAAATAGTTTCTCTCCCCTGTTATCTTGAAATCCGGCATAATCCGGGTTATTATTGAATAAAGGACTGGCAGCAGTAACCAATATTTCTGCTTTTATAGATAATGCTATGGGTTGAGTGATCCTGCGCATTTCATTCGATGTATCGAAAATAATCAGGGGAAGATATGGAACAGCTTCATTGATTAATTGCACAATGTAATCCACACAATCGTCAAATTTATCCCGATATACCTTTGTTTCGTCAATGCCGGCATCTACAGGCAAACTTTCTTTTATTAAAGGGATCGGCCCGTATGCCCGTAACAGATAGTAATGATAATATGCCTTTAAGAACTTTACTTCGGCAACCCAACGATTTCTGTCATCTTCATTCAAATCGGGTCCTACCTTATGTATATTCTCAAGAAATATATTACAATCCCTGATACCCTGGAACAACGCTTTTCCCTGAACAGATCCTTCCCAAAAATTGAAATAAGGTGTATTGGAATTTTGTTGCTGTTTTAGGAAAAACCCGGCGAAATTTCCCGTTTTCGAATTGGCCCAGGAGTCATATAAAGACCAGGTATCATCACCTCCCATTATGGCAGGATCATAGCGCGGATCACCTATAACGGGCAGCCAGGTGTAGCAAGTGGTAAGGTATGATTCTGCTCCGGCCCTGTCGCGAAAAGCATAATCGATAGTTGCTATATTATCCGGGACGATATCCAGATAACTATCACAAGAGCAACATAATAATACGAAAAATATATAATAAATCCGTTTCATTTTATTCTTTTTTTTTAAAATGTAAACTGTACCCCAAGATTATAAACTTTTTGAATAGGATATCCTAATCCGTTCCCGGCCATTTCCGGATCCCATAATTTAAATTTACTGAATGTAAATAAATTGGTACCACTAAAATAAACCCGGAAAGTTTTCATCCTGATTTTATTGGTCAATCTTTCAGGAATGGTATATCCGAATTCAACCGATTTAAGACGCAGGAATGATCCGTTACGCATGAACCAGGTGCTGCGTTGTACGTTGTTATTTACCATTTCATTGGCCAGTCTCGGCCATAAAGCATATAGATTACGGTTATCTTCCGACCAGTGATTGTCTGCATATGCCTGCAGTAATGCATTTTTTGACTGAATGCTACTAGTGCCGTCCGTATCGATAAAAGGAACAGTTGATGGCCTATTTGTCGGATCACTTGCATCCGTATTGATCCAGAAACTCCTTTGTCCCAATCCCTGGAAGAAGAATGACAGATCAAATCCTTTATATCCGGCGGAAAGTCCAAATCCATATACTATTTGAGGTTCTGTCGGAAAGCCGATCGGTACTCTATCCAGATCGGTAATCTGACCATCTCCGTCAATATCTTTGTATTTAATATCGCCACCCATAATAGCAGCATTACCTCCAAAATTTTGTTCTGGTGAGTTCGATACTTCATAATCGTCAACAAATAAACGTTCAGCTACATAACCGAATTGCTGGGAAACAGGTTCTCCGATTATAGACCGCCAGGGAGTAGTTGAATAATCTATTTCCTCATATTCGGTATATTCGGTAGTAGCATAAGTAAAATTAGCCCTTCCTGCTACCCATAAATCGTGGGTAAAGCTATGTTGATAATCAAGAGAAAGATCTACCCCACTTCCTTTTGCTTTACCAAGATTTGCCTGTGGCGTAGCGGAAAGCCCCATTGTAGCAGGTACATAGGATCTATTTAATAAAATACCGCTTCTTTTTTCGGTATAAAAATCAAACATGAATTCCAGTTTGTTAAATAGACTCAGTTCGACTCCCAGATTCATTTTTTTTGCAGTCTCCCAGGTGATCTTGTCATTGGCGTAACGATCAACTTTTACACCATAACGGGTGTAGTTAAAGTCATATCCGTACTGATAGGATCTTCCCGATTCAGTACCCATAAGAACTTTAGATAAGTAGAAAAAACGGTCGTCAGCGTCTCCAATGGCGTCATTTCCTACTATACCGTATGTTCCTTTAAATTTTAATTTTGAAATAACCTTTTTTAAATTATCTGTCCAGAATTTTTCATTAGAAGTAATCCAACCAAAGCCGGCTGATGGAAAGAAACCAAAACGTTCATTTTTGGCAAATCTTTCAGAACCATTATACCCGAAATTAAATTCAGCGAAGTACCGATCATCGTATGCATATGTTGCTCTTCCGGATAATCCGATATTTCTATGAGGTAAAGACAATTCAAAACTTTCAGCATTGGCTTCCGAATAATTTCGCATGGTAAATACCAACATGCCGCTTACAGCATGTTTCTGCAGGAAAGTTTTGTCATAGGTAACTGCAGCTTCAGTATAGTTGGTGGTTTCGATTTCTTTAGGATCTTCTGTAAATCTCAGCCATTCTTCAGCCTCTCCCGTACCGGAATTCAGCCATTGTAAGATATACGTATCAGCTTGTTTATCATAAG
The Bacteroidales bacterium DNA segment above includes these coding regions:
- a CDS encoding discoidin domain-containing protein yields the protein MKNRLLFFSIVTTILLSSCAKMNDKHDDFLARGETVYIGKVDSVRALPGRERLLLKYWLSDPRAKTLTLTWGTNNANSRVLTIDPHNPSDELEVSFEGENALSEGNYTFNWVSMDDHGNKSMVLETLASVYGPLYQEKLLNRRVTETNINDGGDILVTWAGSSSEEEIGVELFYTNRSGEPVTEFYTSFLNNQLTMDDADYTKGVSYRTLYKPDPNAIDTFYTDIISMDITKIVNVSVGKPVTVGSVHQDNPASFGGENAVDGNYATSAPRWISGDADGTHWIEIDLQGEYAVNGFMSWNGNGNYTSYPLSDITLSVWDGTDWVRVFSVTGNTEGIVGGNFNSVTTEKVKFESASKTRIYEIEIYSIIRY
- a CDS encoding RagB/SusD family nutrient uptake outer membrane protein, whose amino-acid sequence is MKRIYYIFFVLLCCSCDSYLDIVPDNIATIDYAFRDRAGAESYLTTCYTWLPVIGDPRYDPAIMGGDDTWSLYDSWANSKTGNFAGFFLKQQQNSNTPYFNFWEGSVQGKALFQGIRDCNIFLENIHKVGPDLNEDDRNRWVAEVKFLKAYYHYYLLRAYGPIPLIKESLPVDAGIDETKVYRDKFDDCVDYIVQLINEAVPYLPLIIFDTSNEMRRITQPIALSIKAEILVTAASPLFNNNPDYAGFQDNRGEKLFESSLTEKQKWERAKDACKNAIDTVRLAQQFKLYTFNQSVFYSSYSGISDTSKLLMTLRTVVTEKWNSETIWGTLNDLTSCTLPHFLVSHTTLAATEPVIAPTMRMVELFYSNNGVPIDEDINYDYENRFKTDVAPVSHKYYIYRDTTSGYPTAKINMNREPRFYANLGFDGGYWLGNGRKVDFDQSPEDQRAWVTYMLKGKPSGNYMGLRYSITGYLVKKGSHIETQVNSAGTSLNTVQSTFPIMRLADLYLLYAEALNESLDVPSQEVYDYVDSIRYRAGLQGVVDSWRQYSKYSEKPNSKTGMREIIQKERMIELAFEGKRFWDLRRWLLAETEMNRAVRAWNIMGTVPEDYYNLITLYNLQFSKKEYLWPIRHGELLKNTNLVQNPGW
- a CDS encoding DUF4959 domain-containing protein; its protein translation is MKTYIIFFIGLFLLAACSEDPIGQYPVDDTPPSPINKESVQVSNFPGGSTISYELPDETDLLYVKTKFTLPNGEVQDIRASSFTNYITVKGFAKKQQYTLQLIAVDRSQNESEPVEVTIEPEDAIIFDIVRSINYEVARGGFKMTWENAIQDEVTVTILKKNETGNFELVDAIYSSEKNAKRAVRGQDAVMTTFGVFAKDTYNNYSDTLEFSLEPLFEMQLDNKNFVAMPKLASFVLHGWSNSSMSVMWDDVLVAGSSSGQVYYIQASDINAYFTIDLGVTAQLSRFRMWGRNDYYFRLHNPRDFYIMGSNSLAVAQNAASADSEWIHLLDCESYRPSGLDSSQEATEEDYSYAAAGEEFEFPEDAPAVRYIRFRVRETWGGSNGLHVAELRFWGEPVN
- a CDS encoding GDSL-type esterase/lipase family protein translates to MNRRRFLTVLSATWYLSDFLLASDIPQEPFLINSGIGGNTSADLIKRIDKDCLAYQPDLTILMVGTNDMNSMKYIPIAQYEKNMRLIISKILDSGSRIILMNLLPVYEPYLFTRHKKEFYEPEGHSGRKLEMNNLLKKLAIECNLSFLDIDHIFEKVGNVGEERNSLIQNEANSGKKDGLHPTSDGYRIIAIALYQYIMQNNLPHNRVVCFGDSITAGSYPNYLKKLLNIT